The following are encoded together in the Bos indicus isolate NIAB-ARS_2022 breed Sahiwal x Tharparkar chromosome 29, NIAB-ARS_B.indTharparkar_mat_pri_1.0, whole genome shotgun sequence genome:
- the LOC139180567 gene encoding tripartite motif-containing protein 64-like, producing the protein MDSDTLQVFQRELTCSICMNCFLDPVTIDCGHSFCRPCLSLCWEEGQTPRRCPECRGISERPDFKTNIALKRLASLARQARADHDHSSEEQICVTHQEAKGLFCEVDQTLLCGPCSERPEHAAHSHSPIHRAAEESREKLLKRMSSLWKMREEIQICLNQEANTTQSFEDYVALRKVMIKLEYQRMLLLLREEEQLHLEALEREAKEICEELKESVFRMSQYRESLKEMYKELTEMCHKPDMELLQVRKEGLGKCAENPLVLTWNRCPLYRTHLAQIQKPQPVNPELPSWPVSGFLHMLNNFRVDNVLSLTRIVHHAILDDGSALFEDDHPIVSRQPQGRSCVVSWGAWGFTSGRHYWELDVAQSSSWVLGVCKSIFTSDTSISIGAEEAFFLRSTKVNSQYILSTTSPPLVQFVKRPLGKIGVFLDYDNGTVSFYDVCRSSLIYSFLPYAFSSPMIPFFCLKSP; encoded by the exons atgGATTCAGACACACTGCAGGTCTTCCAGAGGGAACTCACCTGCTCCATCTGCATGAACTGCTTCCTGGACCCTGTCACCATAGACTGTGGGCACAGCTTCTGCCGTCCCTGTCTGAGCCTTTGCTGGGAAGAAGGCCAGACACCAAGGAGGTGCCCGGAGTGCAGGGGAATATCAGAGAGGCCCGATTTCAAAACCAACATTGCCCTCAAGAGGCTGGCTTCCCTTGCCAGACAGGCCAGAGCTGACCACGACCACAGCTCTGAGGAGCAGATCTGTGTGACACACCAGGAAGCCAAAGGCCTCTTCTGTGAGGTTGACCAGACCCTGCTCTGTGGGCCCTGCTCTGAACGCCCCGAGCACGCAGCTCACAGCCACAGTCCAATACACAGGGCTGCTGAGGAATCCCGG GAGAAACTCCTGAAGAGAATGAGCTCTTTatggaaaatgagagaagaaatccaAATCTGTCTGAATCAGGAAGCTAACACAACTCAGTCCTTTGag GACTATGTGGCCTTAAGGAAGGTGATGATCAAGCTTGAATATCAGAGGATGCTTCTGTTGCTCCGGGAGGAGGAGCAACTGCATCTGGAAGCCCTGGAGCGAGAAGCCAAAGAGATTTGTGAAGAACTCAAGGAGAGTGTGTTCAGAATGTCTCAGTACAGAGAAAGTCTGAAAGAAATGTACAAAGAGCTGACTGAGATGTGCCACAAGCCAGACATGGAGCTGCTCCAGGTGAGAAAGGAGG ggCTTGGAAAATGTGCTGAAAAT CCATTGGTCTTGACATGGAATCGATGTCCTTTGTACAGGACTCATCTGGCACAGATACAGAAGCCTCAGCCTGTGAACCCAGAGCTCCCTTCCTGGCCTGTCTCTGGATTTCTACACATGCTGAACAACTTCAGAG TGGATAATGTTCTGAGTCTGACAAGGATCGTTCACCATGCGATCCTCGATGATGGAAGTGCGCTGTTTGAGGATGATCACCCCATCGTGTCCAGACAGCCCCAGGGCAGGTCGTGTGTTGTGTCCTGGGGAGCTTGGGGCTTCACCTCCGGGAGGCATTACTGGGAGCTGGACGTGGCCCAGTCTTCCAGCTGGGTTCTGGGGGTCTGTAAAAGCATCTTCACAAGTGATACCAGTATCAGTATTGGTGCTGAAGAAGCATTTTTTCTGCGTTCTACAAAGGTGAACAGTCAGTATATTCTgtccaccacctccccacccttAGTGCAGTTTGTGAAAAGGCCTCTGGGTAAGATTGGCGTGTTTTTGGATTATGACAATGGAACTGTGAGCTTCTATGATGTTTGCAGAAGTTCCCTCATATATAGTTTCCTTCCTTATGCCTTCTCCTCCCCTATGATACCTTTCTTTTGCCTTAAATCTCCATGA
- the LOC109553995 gene encoding upstream-binding factor 1-like protein 1 gives MTELPGPYNCPKDLEMVLPKSQDDWSKEDIVQLLEYMEKSIPSNDRHTFKTTQSMVDWEKVAFKDFSGEKCKLKWLEISYNLRKFHTFKEVIQEAKENVNNPSKSRNHKKHPDLPKRPLTAYLLFFKEMRPQYLQKHPKMSNQELTKFLSEEYRKLPEHLKLKYSQDFQKEKQEFQEKMVLFREQHPELVQNSKKPDVPKGSRSKVPKKFRENVQKVRSSPENNLPMKWKFHGEPKKPLMNGYHMFHQDLWSSRELKVVPPREHMVEISRRWQWVPQDQKELYKMQAEGLQTQYKVDLDLWLRTLSPEKYAAFREATCAKCKNMSMMGSPNPKIRRMGLQSPSSGNLQGRLREDPGLQSEESETSDTIGEHCPASGRSEENKEEEAGSSSSAPSTEDEDGDSELEDSSSSSLSSGDSSD, from the coding sequence ATGACTGAACTTCCAGGACCATATAATTGTCCCAAAGACCTAGAAATGGTGCTGCCTAAAAGTCAAGATGActggtccaaagaagacattgtGCAGTTACTGGAATATATGGAGAAAAGCATTCCATCCAATGACAGACACACATTCAAAACGACCCAGTCAATGGTGGACTGGGAAAAAGtagcttttaaagatttttctggggaaaaatgCAAACTCAAATGGTTAGAGATTTCTTATAACTTGAGAAAGTTCCACACTTTTAAAGAAGTAATCCAGGAAGCTAAGGAAAATGTTAACAATCCTTCCAAAAGCAGAAACCACAAGAAACATCCTGATTTACCCAAGAGGCCCCTGACAGCTtaccttctcttttttaaagagatgagacCTCAGTACCTCCAAAAACACCCCAAGATGAGCAACCAGGAGCTGACCAAGTTTCTGTCTGAGGAATACAGGAAGCTGCCCGAACACCTCAAGCTGAAATACAGTCAAGatttccagaaagagaaacaggagTTTCAGGAGAAAATGGTTCTGTTCAGAGAACAGCACCCTGAACTAGTCCAGAACTCCAAGAAACCTGATGTCCCCAAAGGAAGTCGAAGTAAAGTGCCAAAGAAGTTTCGGGAAAATGTGCAAAAAGTGAGGTCTTCCCCAGAAAACAATTTACCCATGAagtggaaattccatggagagccCAAGAAGCCCCTGATGAATGGCTATCACATGTTCCACCAGGATCTCTGGTCAAGCAGGGAGCTGAAAGTGGTGCCCCCGAGGGAGCACATGGTGGAGATCAGTAGACGCTGGCAGTGGGTCCCTCAGGACCAGAAGGAGCTTTATAAGATGCAGGCGGAGGGACTGCAGACACAGTACAAGGTGGACCTTGATCTCTGGCTCAGGACTCTGTCTCCTGAAAAATATGCTGCTTTCAGAGAGGCGACTTGTGCTAAGTGTAAGAACATGAGCATGATGGGGAGCCCAAACCCCAAGATTAGAAGAATGGGTCTGCAGTCCCCATCATCAGGGAATCTGCAAGGAAGACTTAGAGAGGACCCGGGGCTTCAGTCTGAAGAGTCAGAAACATCAGACACGATTGGAGAACATTGTCCTGCCTCAGGGAGATCAGAGGAAAacaaggaagaggaagcaggCAGCAGCTCCTCAGCCCCCAGCACTGAGGATGAAGATGGAGATTCTGAGCTGGAGGACAGCAGCTCCAGCTCATTGTCCTCAGGGGACTCCTCTGACTAG